In Homo sapiens chromosome 11, GRCh38.p14 Primary Assembly, one DNA window encodes the following:
- the MS4A5 gene encoding membrane-spanning 4-domains subfamily A member 5: protein MDSSTAHSPVFLVFPPEITASEYESTELSATTFSTQSPLQKLFARKMKILGTIQILFGIMTFSFGVIFLFTLLKPYPRFPFIFLSGYPFWGSVLFINSGAFLIAVKRKTTETLIILSRIMNFLSALGAIAGIILLTFGFILDQNYICGYSHQNSQCKAVTVLFLGILITLMTFSIIELFISLPFSILGCHSEDCDCEQCC, encoded by the exons ATGGATTCAAGCACCGCACACAGTCCGGTGTTTCTGGTATTTCCTCCAGAAATCACTGCTTCAGAATATGAGTCCACAGAACTTTCAGCCACGACCTTTTCAACTCAAAGCCCCTTGCAAAAATTATTtgctagaaaaatgaaaatcttagGG ACTATCCAGATCCTGTTTGGAATTATGACCTTTTCTTTTGGAGTTATCTTCCTTTTCACCTTGTTAAAACCATATCCAAGGTTTCCCTTTATATTTCTTTCAGGATATCCATTCTGGGGCTCTGTTTTG TTCATTAATTCTGGAGCCTTCCTAATTgcagtgaaaagaaaaaccacagaaaCTCTG ATAATATTGAGCCGAATAATGAATTTTCTTAGTGCCCTGGGAGCAATAGCTGGAATCATTCTCCTCACATTTGGTTTCATCCTAGATCAAAACTACATTTGTGGTTATTCTCACCAAAATAGTCAGTGTAAGGCTGTTACTGTCCTGTTCTTG GGAATTTTGATTACATTGATGACTTTCAGCATTATTGAATTATTCATTTCTCTGCCTTTCTCAATTTTGGGGTGCCACTCAGAGGATTGTGATTGTGAACAATGTTGTTGA